Proteins encoded in a region of the Larimichthys crocea isolate SSNF chromosome XVI, L_crocea_2.0, whole genome shotgun sequence genome:
- the pyyb gene encoding peptide YYb, whose amino-acid sequence MANMLRSWMMFAALVVCLLVCLSSFADAYPPKPESPGSNASPEDWAKYHAAVRHYVNLITRQRYGKRSNPEQAVAWLLFGADSSQDNEPRSDYGDQW is encoded by the exons ATGGCCAACATGCTGAGATCGTGGATGATGTTTGCAGCGCTCGTCGTCTGCCTCCTCGTGTGTTTGAGCAGCTTCGCGGACGCCTACCCACCCAAACCGGAGAGCCCGGGGAGCAACGCCTCACCGGAGGACTGGGCCAAATACCACGCAGCTGTCAGGCATTATGTTAACCTCATCACCAGACAGAG GTACGGGAAGAGGTCGAACCCTGAGCAGGCGGTCGCGTGGCTCCTGTTTGGGGCTGATTCCAGCCAAGACAATGAACCACG CTCCGACTATGGCGATCAGTGGTAA
- the mpp2b gene encoding MAGUK p55 subfamily member 2b isoform X2 produces MPVATSSSDSAMHQALDTLSDSTSSTTANDLDLIFLKGIMESPVAHEQFEEPKLEAVRENNVELVQDILKELGPLSHRSQAADELVRILKEPHFQSLLETHDSVASKNYETPPPSPCSFMDAALNNQPVPPDAVRMVGIRKVSGEHLGVTFRVESGELVIARILHGGMIDQQGLLHVGDIIKEVNGKEVGNDPKVLQEMLKEASGSVVLKILPSYQEPHTARQAFVKCHFDYDPSHDNLIPCKEAGLSFSSGDILQIFNQEDLNWWQACHIEGGSAGLIPSQLLEEKRKAFVKRDLELATTGPLCAGMGGKKKKKMMYLTTKNAEFDRHELRIYEEVAKVPPFRRKTLVLIGAQGVGRRSLKNKLLVSDPQRYGTTIPFTSRKPKVDERDGQMYSFMTRSEMECDIKNARFLEHGEYDGNLYGTKINSIHEVIETGKICILDVNPQALKILRTSEFLPYVVFIEAPDFEVLKAMNRSAIESGVVTKQLTDSELKRTVDESERIKRAYGHYFDLCIINDGLEAAFRSLRLALEKLSTEQQWVPVSWVF; encoded by the exons ATGCCTGTGGCGACATCCAGCTCCGACTCCG cCATGCATCAGGCCCTGGACACACTGAGTGACAGCACAAGCTCCACAACTGCCAATGACCTGGACCTCATTTTTCTCAAAGGCATCATGGAGAGCCCAGTG GCTCACGAGCAGTTTGAGGAACCCAAGCTCGAGGCGGTGAGGGAGAACAATGTGGAGCTGGTCCAGGACATCCTCAAGGAGCTCGGCCCGCTCTCACACAGAAGCCAGGCAGCCGATGAACTGGTCCGCATATTGAAGGAGCCGCACTTCCAG TCCCTCCTAGAGACCCATGATTCTGTGGCATCCAAAAACTATGAGACCCCTCCTCCCAGCCCCTGTTCCTTTATGGACGCAGCCCTGAATAACCAGCCTGTTCCCCCAGACGCAGTTAGGATGGTGGGAATCCGTAAGGTGTCTGGCGAGCATCTG gGAGTAACTTTTCGAGTGGAGAGCGGCGAGCTGGTGATCGCCAGGATTCTCCACGGTGGCATGATTGACCAGCAAGGTCTACTCCAtgtgggtgacatcatcaaGGAGGTGAACGGCAAAGAGGTGGGGAACGACCCCAAAGTGCTCCAGGAGATGCTGAAGGAGGCGAGCGGCAGTGTGGTGCTTAAGATCCTGCCCAGCTACCAGGAGCCACACACAGCAAGACAG GCGTTTGTAAAGTGTCACTTTGACTACGACCCATCCCATGATAACCTGATTCCCTGTAAGGAAGCGGGGCTTAGCTTCAGCAGCGGAGACATCTTGCAGATTTTCAACCAGGAGGATCTCAACTGGTGGCAG GCCTGTCACATAGAGGGAGGCAGTGCAGGCCTAATTCCCAGCCAGTTActagaggagaagaggaaagcgTTTGTGAAGAGAGATCTGGAGCTGGCTACCACAG gtcCTTTATGTGCTGGAATGggtgggaagaagaaaaaaaagatgatgtatTTAACTACCAAAAATGCAG AATTTGATCGCCACGAGCTGCGGATATATGAAGAGGTTGCTAAGGTCCCACCCTTCAGGAGGAAGACACTGGTTCTGATTGGTGCGCAGGGGGTCGGCCGTCGCAGTTtgaaaaacaagctgctggTGTCGGATCCTCAGCGGTATGGCACCACCATTCCCT TCACCTCCAGAAAACCAAAGGTGGATGAGAGGGATGGCCAGATGTACTCCTTCATGACCCGCAGCGAAATGGAGTGTGACATCAAAAATGCCCGTTTCTTGGAGCACGGCGAATATGATGGGAACCTGTATGGCACTAAGATCAACTCTATACACGAGGTGATAGAAACAGGAAAGATCTGCATCCTGGACGTCAACCCACAG GCTCTTAAAATCCTGCGGACTTCAGAGTTCCTGCCCTATGTTGTGTTCATTGAAGCTCCTGATTTTGAGGTTCTCAAAGCTATGAATAGATCAGCAATTGAGTCTGGAGTGGTTACAAAACAGTTAacg GACTCTGAACTAAAGAGGACGGTGGACGAGAGCGAGCGCATTAAGCGGGCCTATGGACATTACTTTGACCTCTGCATCATAAACGACGGCCTGGAAGCAGCATTCCGAAGTCTACGGTTGGCGCTGGAGAAACTGTCAACGGAGCAGCAGTGGGTGCCCGTCAGCTGGGTCTTCTGA
- the mpp2b gene encoding MAGUK p55 subfamily member 2b isoform X1, whose protein sequence is MAGTVFGRLSLEEGDSANSLEGLEIKLGGEAMHQALDTLSDSTSSTTANDLDLIFLKGIMESPVAHEQFEEPKLEAVRENNVELVQDILKELGPLSHRSQAADELVRILKEPHFQSLLETHDSVASKNYETPPPSPCSFMDAALNNQPVPPDAVRMVGIRKVSGEHLGVTFRVESGELVIARILHGGMIDQQGLLHVGDIIKEVNGKEVGNDPKVLQEMLKEASGSVVLKILPSYQEPHTARQAFVKCHFDYDPSHDNLIPCKEAGLSFSSGDILQIFNQEDLNWWQACHIEGGSAGLIPSQLLEEKRKAFVKRDLELATTGPLCAGMGGKKKKKMMYLTTKNAEFDRHELRIYEEVAKVPPFRRKTLVLIGAQGVGRRSLKNKLLVSDPQRYGTTIPFTSRKPKVDERDGQMYSFMTRSEMECDIKNARFLEHGEYDGNLYGTKINSIHEVIETGKICILDVNPQALKILRTSEFLPYVVFIEAPDFEVLKAMNRSAIESGVVTKQLTDSELKRTVDESERIKRAYGHYFDLCIINDGLEAAFRSLRLALEKLSTEQQWVPVSWVF, encoded by the exons ATGGCTGGCACCGTGTTTGGAAGGCTGTCCCTGGAGGAGGGGGACTCGGCTAACTCCCTGGAGGGCCTGGAAATCAAGCTGGGGGGAGAAG cCATGCATCAGGCCCTGGACACACTGAGTGACAGCACAAGCTCCACAACTGCCAATGACCTGGACCTCATTTTTCTCAAAGGCATCATGGAGAGCCCAGTG GCTCACGAGCAGTTTGAGGAACCCAAGCTCGAGGCGGTGAGGGAGAACAATGTGGAGCTGGTCCAGGACATCCTCAAGGAGCTCGGCCCGCTCTCACACAGAAGCCAGGCAGCCGATGAACTGGTCCGCATATTGAAGGAGCCGCACTTCCAG TCCCTCCTAGAGACCCATGATTCTGTGGCATCCAAAAACTATGAGACCCCTCCTCCCAGCCCCTGTTCCTTTATGGACGCAGCCCTGAATAACCAGCCTGTTCCCCCAGACGCAGTTAGGATGGTGGGAATCCGTAAGGTGTCTGGCGAGCATCTG gGAGTAACTTTTCGAGTGGAGAGCGGCGAGCTGGTGATCGCCAGGATTCTCCACGGTGGCATGATTGACCAGCAAGGTCTACTCCAtgtgggtgacatcatcaaGGAGGTGAACGGCAAAGAGGTGGGGAACGACCCCAAAGTGCTCCAGGAGATGCTGAAGGAGGCGAGCGGCAGTGTGGTGCTTAAGATCCTGCCCAGCTACCAGGAGCCACACACAGCAAGACAG GCGTTTGTAAAGTGTCACTTTGACTACGACCCATCCCATGATAACCTGATTCCCTGTAAGGAAGCGGGGCTTAGCTTCAGCAGCGGAGACATCTTGCAGATTTTCAACCAGGAGGATCTCAACTGGTGGCAG GCCTGTCACATAGAGGGAGGCAGTGCAGGCCTAATTCCCAGCCAGTTActagaggagaagaggaaagcgTTTGTGAAGAGAGATCTGGAGCTGGCTACCACAG gtcCTTTATGTGCTGGAATGggtgggaagaagaaaaaaaagatgatgtatTTAACTACCAAAAATGCAG AATTTGATCGCCACGAGCTGCGGATATATGAAGAGGTTGCTAAGGTCCCACCCTTCAGGAGGAAGACACTGGTTCTGATTGGTGCGCAGGGGGTCGGCCGTCGCAGTTtgaaaaacaagctgctggTGTCGGATCCTCAGCGGTATGGCACCACCATTCCCT TCACCTCCAGAAAACCAAAGGTGGATGAGAGGGATGGCCAGATGTACTCCTTCATGACCCGCAGCGAAATGGAGTGTGACATCAAAAATGCCCGTTTCTTGGAGCACGGCGAATATGATGGGAACCTGTATGGCACTAAGATCAACTCTATACACGAGGTGATAGAAACAGGAAAGATCTGCATCCTGGACGTCAACCCACAG GCTCTTAAAATCCTGCGGACTTCAGAGTTCCTGCCCTATGTTGTGTTCATTGAAGCTCCTGATTTTGAGGTTCTCAAAGCTATGAATAGATCAGCAATTGAGTCTGGAGTGGTTACAAAACAGTTAacg GACTCTGAACTAAAGAGGACGGTGGACGAGAGCGAGCGCATTAAGCGGGCCTATGGACATTACTTTGACCTCTGCATCATAAACGACGGCCTGGAAGCAGCATTCCGAAGTCTACGGTTGGCGCTGGAGAAACTGTCAACGGAGCAGCAGTGGGTGCCCGTCAGCTGGGTCTTCTGA